One part of the uncultured Bacteroides sp. genome encodes these proteins:
- a CDS encoding putative quinol monooxygenase: MVKVIAKFFVKEDKVEDFLKLANVLVEESRKEAGCVSYNLLQDVSNPQTLIMVEEWESAGILKTHMASAHFTSIIPKMSLLQFQKEEITVCKNVF, from the coding sequence ATGGTAAAAGTGATTGCTAAATTCTTTGTTAAAGAGGATAAAGTTGAAGATTTTTTAAAATTGGCTAATGTCTTAGTTGAAGAATCGAGAAAAGAGGCAGGATGTGTAAGTTATAATCTACTTCAGGATGTAAGTAACCCACAAACATTAATAATGGTTGAAGAGTGGGAGAGTGCAGGAATCTTGAAAACACATATGGCCTCAGCTCACTTTACAAGTATTATCCCTAAAATGAGTTTATTGCAGTTTCAGAAAGAAGAAATTACAGTTTGTAAAAACGTCTTTTAA
- a CDS encoding nitronate monooxygenase family protein, which yields MKTLSIGDLKAQVPIIQGGMGVGISLSGLASAVANEGGIGVISCAGLGLLYNKLSSNFSEACVLGLKEELRKAREMVKETQEKAKGIIGVNVMVAMTNFADMVKTSIAEKADIIFSGAGLPLDLPSFLPKGSKTKLVPIVSSARAVKIICEKWHSQYNYLPDAVVVEGPKAGGHLGYKENQITDEHYSLEEVLPQVVAEVAVFEEKYNKKIPVIAAGGIYTGADIYRMMELGASGVQLGTRFVTTEECDASEAFKQQYLDAKEEDIEIIKSPVGMPGRAIGGSFINQVKEGIKQPKSCPFHCIKTCDISKSPYCIMLALYNAFKGNFKNGYAFAGANAYRAEKIMSVKNTISELMKEWREKELFSKK from the coding sequence TTGAAAACATTATCTATCGGAGACCTAAAGGCTCAAGTTCCAATTATCCAAGGTGGAATGGGCGTAGGAATCTCTTTGTCAGGCCTAGCCTCAGCCGTAGCAAACGAAGGAGGCATCGGCGTAATCTCTTGCGCTGGTTTGGGACTTCTATACAATAAATTATCAAGTAATTTTAGTGAAGCATGTGTCTTAGGTCTTAAAGAAGAACTAAGAAAAGCACGCGAAATGGTTAAAGAAACTCAGGAAAAAGCCAAAGGCATTATCGGAGTGAATGTTATGGTTGCCATGACCAACTTTGCAGATATGGTAAAAACATCCATTGCTGAAAAAGCTGACATCATATTCAGTGGAGCCGGACTTCCTCTTGATTTACCAAGCTTCCTTCCAAAAGGTAGCAAAACAAAGCTTGTGCCTATTGTTTCATCGGCACGTGCAGTAAAAATCATCTGCGAAAAATGGCACAGTCAGTACAACTATCTTCCTGATGCTGTAGTTGTTGAAGGCCCTAAAGCCGGAGGACACCTTGGTTACAAGGAAAATCAGATTACCGACGAACACTATTCTCTGGAAGAAGTTCTGCCACAGGTCGTAGCTGAAGTTGCAGTATTTGAAGAAAAATACAATAAGAAGATTCCTGTGATTGCTGCTGGAGGTATTTACACCGGAGCAGACATTTATCGTATGATGGAACTTGGAGCTTCGGGCGTACAGTTAGGAACCCGCTTCGTAACCACAGAAGAATGTGATGCTTCTGAAGCCTTTAAGCAACAATACTTAGATGCAAAGGAAGAGGATATTGAAATTATTAAAAGTCCGGTAGGTATGCCTGGCCGTGCAATTGGAGGTTCATTTATTAATCAGGTTAAGGAGGGCATTAAGCAACCTAAATCTTGTCCATTCCACTGCATTAAGACTTGCGATATTTCTAAAAGCCCATATTGCATTATGCTGGCTCTTTACAATGCATTCAAAGGAAACTTTAAAAATGGATATGCTTTTGCCGGAGCAAATGCTTATAGAGCAGAAAAAATTATGAGTGTTAAAAACACTATTTCTGAATTAATGAAAGAATGGAGAGAGAAAGAACTCTTCTCAAAAAAATAA
- a CDS encoding TIM-barrel domain-containing protein produces the protein MQAVSSNQTKVNQTAVVRVGDARFTVITPRVIRMEWDSTKLFNDQASFLAVNRNLQVPQFTQSVKGGWLTIKTSEAELNYKVGSGCFTPKNIRVKFLKDNKSVIWKFGDVQKGNLKGTYRTLDGYNGGIHEHDNKPMPIEDGLLSTDGWTFIDDSKNYLFDNSDWPWVAERKNKAGQDFYFMAYGHNYKSALKDFTAFSGKVPLPPRYTFGYWWSRYWSYSDNELRNLIDNFNTYNIPLDVLVVDMDWHYTEAGKGGWTGYTWNRRLFPDPDGFLKYLKQNKLQITLNLHPADGIANYEENFPAMAKWMGVNPDSTKLIPYEGSNKQFMSGWFNTILRPMEKKGIDFWWLDWQQKLNDGKFKDLSNTWWINYVVFSDMERNRDTRPLLYHRWGGLGNHRYQIGFSGDSYISWASLDFQPYFNSTASNVLYGYWSHDIGGHMGANNIDPELYVRWLQFGALSPVLRTHSTKNSNLNKEPWAFSQKYLEVIRNTILERYQMAPYVYTMARKTYDEALSLCRPMYYDYPENKEAYDNKNEYMFGDNLLVCPITSPMKNDKSTVTVWLPEGNDWYEWHTGTLLKGGQSIERTFGLDEYPVYVKAGSILPLYDKVKNLQKNDESVTVTVFPGKQGSFEMYEDNGNDKDYATHYAKTLLSTEKAGNVLTVKIAARQGSYPDMPSNRNFKVKVLASAVPESVMVNGVQTDFTYDGNDLSLTVNVPETDCSKEKVLKITYPIDALEVTDGLQAQMRHVRAAVLQLKQKQAGIVLNEELGTMESAGGCITYYPNQFKQRVEAFRANYANLPTVLQAQKLNQETIDWFINAVK, from the coding sequence ATGCAGGCAGTATCAAGTAATCAAACCAAAGTAAATCAGACAGCTGTAGTTAGGGTGGGGGATGCTCGTTTTACAGTAATAACTCCCCGTGTAATACGTATGGAATGGGATAGCACTAAGCTATTTAATGATCAGGCTTCTTTTTTGGCTGTAAATCGGAATTTACAAGTGCCACAGTTTACACAAAGTGTCAAAGGAGGTTGGTTAACCATCAAAACATCCGAAGCGGAGCTAAACTATAAAGTTGGTAGCGGATGCTTTACCCCAAAAAATATTCGTGTCAAATTTCTAAAGGATAATAAAAGTGTAATCTGGAAATTCGGTGATGTACAAAAAGGTAATCTGAAAGGAACTTACCGTACACTCGACGGATACAATGGAGGCATTCACGAGCACGACAATAAACCTATGCCTATTGAAGATGGGTTGCTATCTACTGATGGATGGACATTTATTGACGATTCAAAGAATTATTTATTTGATAATTCCGACTGGCCTTGGGTTGCTGAACGTAAAAATAAGGCTGGACAGGATTTTTATTTCATGGCTTATGGACATAATTACAAGTCGGCTCTGAAAGATTTCACAGCTTTCTCAGGTAAAGTGCCATTGCCTCCTCGTTATACTTTCGGATACTGGTGGTCACGTTACTGGAGTTATTCCGATAATGAACTGCGCAACCTTATTGATAACTTTAATACATATAATATTCCATTAGATGTATTGGTTGTAGATATGGACTGGCATTATACCGAGGCTGGTAAAGGTGGATGGACCGGATATACATGGAACCGCCGTTTGTTCCCCGATCCTGACGGATTTTTGAAATATCTGAAACAAAACAAGCTTCAGATAACTCTCAATCTTCATCCTGCTGATGGTATTGCCAATTACGAAGAAAATTTTCCTGCTATGGCAAAATGGATGGGAGTAAATCCCGATTCAACAAAGCTGATTCCTTATGAAGGATCAAACAAACAGTTTATGAGTGGATGGTTTAATACAATTCTTCGTCCAATGGAAAAGAAAGGTATTGACTTTTGGTGGCTCGACTGGCAACAAAAGCTTAATGATGGAAAATTCAAAGATTTGAGTAATACATGGTGGATTAATTATGTTGTCTTCTCTGATATGGAACGCAACCGTGATACTCGTCCGTTACTTTACCATCGTTGGGGAGGATTAGGAAATCACCGTTACCAGATAGGTTTCTCTGGTGATTCTTATATTTCATGGGCTTCACTTGACTTCCAGCCATATTTTAATTCAACAGCTTCCAATGTGCTTTATGGCTATTGGAGTCATGATATTGGTGGCCACATGGGTGCTAATAATATTGATCCGGAACTCTATGTGCGCTGGCTTCAGTTTGGTGCTTTGAGTCCTGTTCTTCGTACTCACTCTACAAAGAACTCTAATTTGAACAAAGAACCTTGGGCTTTTAGTCAGAAATACCTCGAAGTTATTCGCAATACGATTCTTGAACGTTATCAGATGGCTCCTTATGTTTATACAATGGCCCGTAAAACATACGATGAAGCTCTCTCTCTTTGTCGCCCTATGTATTATGATTATCCTGAAAATAAAGAAGCTTATGATAATAAGAATGAATATATGTTTGGCGATAATCTGCTAGTTTGCCCAATTACTTCACCGATGAAAAATGACAAGTCGACTGTGACGGTTTGGCTGCCGGAAGGAAATGATTGGTACGAATGGCATACCGGTACATTATTAAAAGGAGGACAATCCATTGAACGAACATTTGGTCTTGATGAATATCCAGTTTATGTAAAAGCCGGTTCAATATTACCTTTATATGATAAAGTGAAGAATCTGCAAAAGAACGATGAATCTGTGACGGTGACAGTATTCCCAGGTAAGCAAGGATCTTTTGAAATGTACGAAGATAATGGCAACGATAAAGATTATGCAACTCATTATGCAAAAACTCTGTTATCAACAGAAAAGGCTGGTAATGTATTAACTGTGAAGATTGCTGCTCGTCAGGGAAGTTATCCTGATATGCCTTCAAACAGAAACTTCAAAGTTAAAGTTCTAGCTTCTGCAGTTCCAGAAAGTGTAATGGTAAATGGTGTTCAGACAGATTTTACATACGATGGCAATGATTTAAGCCTTACTGTAAATGTACCTGAAACGGATTGCAGTAAAGAGAAAGTCCTTAAAATAACTTACCCAATAGATGCTTTGGAAGTAACAGACGGTCTTCAGGCTCAGATGCGCCATGTTCGTGCTGCAGTTCTTCAGCTTAAACAGAAACAAGCAGGCATTGTACTCAATGAAGAATTAGGAACAATGGAATCGGCAGGTGGGTGTATTACTTATTATCCTAATCAATTTAAGCAACGAGTGGAAGCATTCCGAGCTAACTATGCTAATTTGCCTACAGTTCTTCAAGCTCAGAAACTAAATCAGGAAACTATTGACTGGTTTATAAATGCTGTGAAGTAA
- a CDS encoding acyltransferase, producing the protein MTKDELQSRTIDYLRFPLIIGVVFIHAFSSVVIVNGEIKTCESIGPLFYYSSEFFSHVIARTSIPLFFIISGFLFFYKKEFTPQLYKEKLKSRFKSLFIPYLYWNIFIIIYHFIIQSFPIKNNLLYDASIIIRNFTFTDFAHAFGILSPCPINYPFWFIRDLMLAVLISPLIHSFIKKTKVFGIVFLGVIWYFGFWFHPAIIRPETLFFFSLGAFFSINKKNIVEESYKLFTSSIIIYPIIAIVDLLTKNFDFNIYIHKIGIICGCVCFINIIAYFIDKEKVTPNKSLAIGSFIVYAIHEPFIKILRIILFRTIKPESDGLMTLIYFIIPISIIFITLFIYYASRKLFPRFTKLTTGGR; encoded by the coding sequence ATGACCAAAGACGAATTGCAGTCCAGAACAATTGACTATTTAAGATTTCCTTTAATTATCGGAGTGGTTTTTATTCACGCTTTCTCATCAGTAGTAATTGTAAATGGAGAGATTAAAACATGCGAATCTATTGGCCCGCTTTTCTATTATTCGAGTGAATTCTTTTCTCATGTAATTGCAAGAACCAGTATACCTCTATTTTTTATTATTTCAGGATTTCTCTTTTTCTATAAAAAGGAATTCACACCCCAACTATATAAAGAAAAACTAAAAAGCAGATTCAAATCACTTTTTATACCCTATCTGTATTGGAATATCTTTATAATAATCTATCACTTTATTATCCAGAGCTTTCCAATAAAGAACAACTTATTATATGATGCAAGTATAATTATAAGAAACTTCACATTTACTGATTTTGCCCATGCATTTGGAATTCTTTCACCCTGCCCCATAAATTACCCATTCTGGTTTATAAGAGACTTAATGCTGGCCGTACTAATATCTCCTCTTATTCATTCTTTTATAAAAAAGACAAAGGTTTTTGGAATTGTCTTTTTAGGAGTTATCTGGTATTTTGGATTTTGGTTTCACCCGGCTATCATTCGTCCGGAAACACTGTTTTTCTTTAGCCTCGGTGCATTCTTTAGCATCAATAAAAAAAACATCGTTGAAGAATCATACAAACTTTTCACTTCTTCAATAATTATATATCCAATAATTGCTATAGTTGACTTGCTTACGAAGAATTTTGATTTTAATATATATATTCATAAGATAGGTATTATCTGTGGATGTGTCTGCTTTATTAATATCATAGCATACTTTATTGATAAAGAAAAAGTTACTCCAAACAAATCATTAGCTATTGGTAGTTTTATTGTATACGCTATCCATGAACCATTCATAAAAATATTAAGAATTATACTGTTTAGAACAATAAAACCGGAATCTGACGGACTAATGACTTTGATATACTTTATAATTCCAATTTCAATTATCTTCATTACGCTGTTTATCTATTACGCTTCACGGAAGCTTTTTCCCCGGTTTACAAAACTAACCACCGGAGGTAGGTAA
- a CDS encoding GntR family transcriptional regulator — MNFKESKAIYLQIADRICDEIIFGQYPEEERIPSVREYASIVEVNSNTAMRSFDYLQSQNIIYNKRGIGYFVSTGAKKLILSLRRKRFIEEDLEWFFHQIYTLDIPMEKIENMYNEFSKKQNSIRQ; from the coding sequence ATGAACTTTAAAGAAAGTAAAGCTATTTATTTGCAGATAGCAGATAGAATATGTGACGAGATTATCTTCGGGCAATATCCGGAGGAAGAAAGAATTCCGTCAGTAAGAGAATACGCTTCTATTGTAGAAGTCAACTCAAATACCGCAATGCGCTCATTTGATTATCTTCAGTCTCAGAACATAATTTATAATAAAAGAGGCATTGGATATTTTGTATCCACCGGTGCAAAGAAATTGATTTTATCTCTACGTAGGAAGCGTTTTATAGAGGAAGACCTTGAATGGTTTTTCCATCAAATCTACACATTGGATATTCCTATGGAGAAAATTGAAAATATGTATAACGAATTTAGTAAGAAACAAAATAGTATCAGACAATGA